Proteins found in one Pseudorasbora parva isolate DD20220531a chromosome 11, ASM2467924v1, whole genome shotgun sequence genomic segment:
- the pcdh18b gene encoding protocadherin-18b isoform X2: MGTTKYSSDRNVLFCKMLLKLILLAVVLHNVSGKTLKYKVLEEQRVGTVIARLKEDVAGILSKLPSSVSPRFRAMQRGSTPLLSVREEDGEISIATKIDREKLCEKNLNCTIEFDVITLPTEYLQLFHIQVEVLDINDNAPQFSRAIIPIEISESASVGTRFPLDSALDPDVGENALHTYSLTRNNFFKIDIRTRTDGAKYADLVVMRELDRETQSSYQLQLTASDSGVPPKSGSTLLKISISDSNDNSPAFDEQAYVVNLLENSSLGTLLVDLNATDPDEGNNGKIVYSFSSHVPPKILETFKINPDNGHITLIKKVDYETTSSYEIDVQAQDMGPNSIPGHCKIIIKVVDVNDNKPKININLMTQGKEEVAYISEASPVDTFIALVRVDDSDSGLNGEVVCRLHGHGHFRLQKTYENNYMILTNVSLDREKRSEYSLTVIAEDRGSPSLSTIKHFTVQVQDENDNPPRFEKSRYEIFKSENNSPGAYLTSVVATDPDLGTNGQVTYSIVESQIQGSSISTYVTIDPSNGAVYALRSFDREEVGRISFTVQARDGGGPASLSSNATVFLTVLDENDNPPIIVAPLLINHTAEVPLWRHAEPGHLVTIIKATDRDAGANSELTCSLVGGNDEGLFVIDPRRCELRTNGSVDASGHEGFDLAILVQDRGASIRLSARAILHISLRDYPESYSLNPSDVNNQSSLDVSMIIIISLGAICGVLLIVMVMFATRCSREQKDPRHSYNCRVAESTYQNHPKKPARQIHKGDITLVPTVNGTLPVRAHPRSPSASPAPESRQSHHSRQSLNSLVTISSNHVPENFALELAHATPPVEGQYQPRPSFRGNKYTRSYRYALNEMDKFSLKDSGRGDSEAGDSDCEMGRESPLLGEGFNELFTPDGHHRLHPTMKLCTEECRVLGHSDQCWMPPLPSPASSDYRSNLYIPGEDPQQKATPEAPQSGESTLRKKSFSTFGKESEEGEEEAGDGEDLCGTTSLLSEMNSVFQRLLPSSLDNYNETNETEKATACAAGVGSLERRKGHLPGKPSPATYQQNVAVWAANTHFQNPGHGHAPASHMTALVAPLPAPLPAPMATSASSSKWLPAMEEIPENHEEDELESVLGHLHGKRCDSRSEIMDASELVAEINKLLQDVRQS, encoded by the exons ATGGGAACAACGAAATACTCCAGCGACAGGAATGTACTGTTTTGCAAGATGCTTCTGAAACTTATTCTTCTGGCGGTCGTGCTGCACAATGTTTCGGGGAAGACTTTAAAATACAAAGTTTTGGAGGAGCAGAGAGTTGGCACGGTCATTGCCAGACTGAAAGAGGATGTAGCCGGTATATTATCCAAACTCCCGAGCTCAGTGTCCCCGCGTTTCCGCGCGATGCAGAGAGGCAGCACCCCTCTACTCTCCGTGCGCGAGGAGGACGGAGAGATCAGCATCGCTACCAAAATCGACCGCGAGAAGCTCTGCGAGAAAAACTTAAACTGCACTATCGAGTTCGATGTGATCACTCTTCCCACGGAATACCTCCAGTTGTTTCACATTCAAGTGGAAGTGTTGGACATAAACGACAACGCTCCGCAGTTCTCGCGCGCCATAATCCCCATAGAGATCTCCGAGAGCGCGTCTGTTGGCACGCGCTTCCCTTTGGATAGCGCGTTAGACCCGGATGTCGGGGAAAACGCGCTGCACACCTACTCGCTCACTCGGAATAACTTTTTCAAAATCGATATCAGGACGAGAACGGATGGCGCAAAGTATGCAGACCTTGTTGTGATGAGGGAACTTGACAGGGAAACACAGTCCAGCTACCAACTACAACTCACAGCATCAGATTCTGGCGTGCCGCCGAAATCTGGCTCAACACTGCTTAAAATCAGCATATCTGATTCCAACGATAATAGCCCTGCGTTTGACGAGCAGGCTTACGTGGTCAACCTCCTGGAAAATTCATCACTGGGCACGCTACTGGTGGACCTGAACGCCACAGACCCAGATGAAGGCAATAATGGCAAAATAGTGTACTCTTTCAGCAGCCATGTGCCACCTAAAATCCTAGAGACCTTTAAAATCAATCCAGATAATGGCCACATCACTCTAATTAAGAAAGTTGACTACGAAACTACTTCCTCGTATGAAATAGATGTGCAGGCCCAGGATATGGGTCCCAACTCCATTCCAGGccactgtaaaataatcatCAAAGTGGTTGATGTCAATGACAACAAGCCAAAAATCAACATCAATCTTATGACTCAGGGCAAAGAGGAGGTGGCCTACATCTCAGAGGCCTCCCCTGTCGATACCTTCATCGCATTAGTGCGCGTGGATGACAGCGACTCAGGCCTAAATGGTGAGGTTGTGTGCCGGCTTCATGGCCATGGGCATTTTCGCTTGCAGAAAACCTACGAGAACAACTACATGATTCTCACAAATGTTTCTCTGGACCGTGAGAAACGCTCTGAATATAGCCTGACCGTGATCGCTGAAGACCGTGGCTCGCCAAGCCTATCCACCATCAAACActtcacagtgcaggtgcaggATGAAAACGACAACCCTCCTCGCTTCGAAAAGAGCCGGTATGAAATCTTCAAGTCTGAGAACAATTCGCCCGGTGCATACCTGACATCAGTAGTGGCCACCGACCCAGATTTGGGTACTAACGGTCAGGTGACCTACTCAATTGTGGAGAGCCAGATCCAAGGTAGCTCTATTTCAACCTATGTGACCATCGACCCATCTAACGGGGCAGTGTATGCTCTCCGGAGCTTTGATCGGGAAGAAGTTGGCCGGATTTCGTTCACCGTGCAGGCGCGGGATGGTGGAGGCCCAGCTTCGCTGAGCAGCAACGCCACTGTTTTTCTCACTGTACTAGATGAAAATGACAACCCGCCCATCATCGTTGCTCCACTACTGATAAACCACACAGCTGAGGTGCCATTATGGCGGCATGCCGAGCCTGGTCATCTGGTGACAATCATCAAGGCCACAGATCGTGATGCGGGGGCCAACAGCGAGTTGACTTGCTCCTTAGTTGGTGGTAATGATGAAGGACTCTTTGTCATTGACCCACGCAGATGTGAGCTACGGACCAACGGAAGCGTAGATGCCTCTGGGCATGAGGGATTTGATCTCGCAATCCTAGTACAAGACAGAGGGGCATCGATTCGACTCTCAGCAAGGGCCATTCTGCACATTAGCCTGCGGGACTATCCAGAAAGCTACTCCCTGAACCCTTCAGACGTAAACAACCAATCGAGTCTAGACGTGTCTATGATCATCATCATCTCGCTCGGTGCCATCTGTGGCGTACTTCTCATTGTCATGGTGATGTTCGCAACCAGGTGCTCGAGAGAGCAGAAGGACCCGAGGCATTCCTATAACTGCAGAGTGGCTGAGTCCACCTACCAAAACCACCCCAAAAAACCTGCCCGGCAGATCCACAAGGGCGATATCACATTGGTCCCCACGGTTAATGGGACCCTGCCAGTGAGGGCCCACCCTCGCTCCCCGTCAGCCTCACCTGCCCCAGAGAGTCGTCAGAGCCACCACAGCCGCCAATCACTCAACAGCCTGGTCACCATCTCTTCTAATCACGTGCCAGAGAACTTCGCCCTAGAGCTTGCTCATGCCACACCACCCGTCGag GGCCAGTACCAACCCAGACCCAGTTTCCGTGGCAACAAATACACCCGGAGCTACAG GTATGCTTTGAATGAGATGGATAAGTTCAGCCTGAAGGACAGTGGACGAGGGGATAGTGAAGCAGGAGACAGTGACTGTGAGATGGGGAGGGAGTCTCCTCTACTTGGAGAAGGCTTCAATGAGCTCTTCACTCCTGATGGACACCACAGACTGCATCCAA CAATGAAGCTGTGCACTGAAGAGTGTCGTGTGCTCGGTCACTCTGACCAGTGCTGGATGCCTCCATTGCCATCCCCAGCCTCCTCAGATTACCGCAGCAACCTCTACATCCCCGGAGAAGATCCCCAGCAGAAAGCCACCCCTGAAGCCCCGCAATCTGGTGAGTCAACACTGAGGAAAAAGAGTTTCTCCACGTTTGGCAAGGAGAGCGAGGAGGGAGAGGAGGAGGCAGGTGATGGGGAAGACCTGTGCGGAACGACTTCTCTGCTGTCTGAAATGAACAGCGTGTTCCAGAGGCTCCTCCCCTCCTCGCTGGATAATTACAACGAGACTAATGAAACTGAAAAGGCAACAGCCTGTGCTGCAGGGGTGGGGTCTTTGGAAAGAAGGAAGGGCCACTTACCTGGAAAGCCAAGCCCTGCCACTTATCAGCAGAATGTGGCTGTTTGGGCTGCTAATACACACTTCCAAAATCCTGGACATGGCCACGCCCCTGCTAGTCACATGACAGCCCTGGTGGCTCCGCTCCCCGCCCCTCTGCCAGCTCCCATGGCAACATCAGCCTCCTCTTCAAAATGGCTCCCTGCAATGGAAGAAATTCCAGAGAATCACGAGGAAGATGAGTTAGAGTCTGTGCTCGGCCATTTGCACGGAAAACGTTGCGACAGTCGCAGCGAAATTATGGACGCCAGCGAGCTGGTTGCAGAAATCAACAAACTCCTTCAAGATGTCAGGCAAAGCTAA
- the pcdh18b gene encoding protocadherin-18b isoform X1 codes for MGTTKYSSDRNVLFCKMLLKLILLAVVLHNVSGKTLKYKVLEEQRVGTVIARLKEDVAGILSKLPSSVSPRFRAMQRGSTPLLSVREEDGEISIATKIDREKLCEKNLNCTIEFDVITLPTEYLQLFHIQVEVLDINDNAPQFSRAIIPIEISESASVGTRFPLDSALDPDVGENALHTYSLTRNNFFKIDIRTRTDGAKYADLVVMRELDRETQSSYQLQLTASDSGVPPKSGSTLLKISISDSNDNSPAFDEQAYVVNLLENSSLGTLLVDLNATDPDEGNNGKIVYSFSSHVPPKILETFKINPDNGHITLIKKVDYETTSSYEIDVQAQDMGPNSIPGHCKIIIKVVDVNDNKPKININLMTQGKEEVAYISEASPVDTFIALVRVDDSDSGLNGEVVCRLHGHGHFRLQKTYENNYMILTNVSLDREKRSEYSLTVIAEDRGSPSLSTIKHFTVQVQDENDNPPRFEKSRYEIFKSENNSPGAYLTSVVATDPDLGTNGQVTYSIVESQIQGSSISTYVTIDPSNGAVYALRSFDREEVGRISFTVQARDGGGPASLSSNATVFLTVLDENDNPPIIVAPLLINHTAEVPLWRHAEPGHLVTIIKATDRDAGANSELTCSLVGGNDEGLFVIDPRRCELRTNGSVDASGHEGFDLAILVQDRGASIRLSARAILHISLRDYPESYSLNPSDVNNQSSLDVSMIIIISLGAICGVLLIVMVMFATRCSREQKDPRHSYNCRVAESTYQNHPKKPARQIHKGDITLVPTVNGTLPVRAHPRSPSASPAPESRQSHHSRQSLNSLVTISSNHVPENFALELAHATPPVEQVSQLLSILHQGQYQPRPSFRGNKYTRSYRYALNEMDKFSLKDSGRGDSEAGDSDCEMGRESPLLGEGFNELFTPDGHHRLHPTMKLCTEECRVLGHSDQCWMPPLPSPASSDYRSNLYIPGEDPQQKATPEAPQSGESTLRKKSFSTFGKESEEGEEEAGDGEDLCGTTSLLSEMNSVFQRLLPSSLDNYNETNETEKATACAAGVGSLERRKGHLPGKPSPATYQQNVAVWAANTHFQNPGHGHAPASHMTALVAPLPAPLPAPMATSASSSKWLPAMEEIPENHEEDELESVLGHLHGKRCDSRSEIMDASELVAEINKLLQDVRQS; via the exons ATGGGAACAACGAAATACTCCAGCGACAGGAATGTACTGTTTTGCAAGATGCTTCTGAAACTTATTCTTCTGGCGGTCGTGCTGCACAATGTTTCGGGGAAGACTTTAAAATACAAAGTTTTGGAGGAGCAGAGAGTTGGCACGGTCATTGCCAGACTGAAAGAGGATGTAGCCGGTATATTATCCAAACTCCCGAGCTCAGTGTCCCCGCGTTTCCGCGCGATGCAGAGAGGCAGCACCCCTCTACTCTCCGTGCGCGAGGAGGACGGAGAGATCAGCATCGCTACCAAAATCGACCGCGAGAAGCTCTGCGAGAAAAACTTAAACTGCACTATCGAGTTCGATGTGATCACTCTTCCCACGGAATACCTCCAGTTGTTTCACATTCAAGTGGAAGTGTTGGACATAAACGACAACGCTCCGCAGTTCTCGCGCGCCATAATCCCCATAGAGATCTCCGAGAGCGCGTCTGTTGGCACGCGCTTCCCTTTGGATAGCGCGTTAGACCCGGATGTCGGGGAAAACGCGCTGCACACCTACTCGCTCACTCGGAATAACTTTTTCAAAATCGATATCAGGACGAGAACGGATGGCGCAAAGTATGCAGACCTTGTTGTGATGAGGGAACTTGACAGGGAAACACAGTCCAGCTACCAACTACAACTCACAGCATCAGATTCTGGCGTGCCGCCGAAATCTGGCTCAACACTGCTTAAAATCAGCATATCTGATTCCAACGATAATAGCCCTGCGTTTGACGAGCAGGCTTACGTGGTCAACCTCCTGGAAAATTCATCACTGGGCACGCTACTGGTGGACCTGAACGCCACAGACCCAGATGAAGGCAATAATGGCAAAATAGTGTACTCTTTCAGCAGCCATGTGCCACCTAAAATCCTAGAGACCTTTAAAATCAATCCAGATAATGGCCACATCACTCTAATTAAGAAAGTTGACTACGAAACTACTTCCTCGTATGAAATAGATGTGCAGGCCCAGGATATGGGTCCCAACTCCATTCCAGGccactgtaaaataatcatCAAAGTGGTTGATGTCAATGACAACAAGCCAAAAATCAACATCAATCTTATGACTCAGGGCAAAGAGGAGGTGGCCTACATCTCAGAGGCCTCCCCTGTCGATACCTTCATCGCATTAGTGCGCGTGGATGACAGCGACTCAGGCCTAAATGGTGAGGTTGTGTGCCGGCTTCATGGCCATGGGCATTTTCGCTTGCAGAAAACCTACGAGAACAACTACATGATTCTCACAAATGTTTCTCTGGACCGTGAGAAACGCTCTGAATATAGCCTGACCGTGATCGCTGAAGACCGTGGCTCGCCAAGCCTATCCACCATCAAACActtcacagtgcaggtgcaggATGAAAACGACAACCCTCCTCGCTTCGAAAAGAGCCGGTATGAAATCTTCAAGTCTGAGAACAATTCGCCCGGTGCATACCTGACATCAGTAGTGGCCACCGACCCAGATTTGGGTACTAACGGTCAGGTGACCTACTCAATTGTGGAGAGCCAGATCCAAGGTAGCTCTATTTCAACCTATGTGACCATCGACCCATCTAACGGGGCAGTGTATGCTCTCCGGAGCTTTGATCGGGAAGAAGTTGGCCGGATTTCGTTCACCGTGCAGGCGCGGGATGGTGGAGGCCCAGCTTCGCTGAGCAGCAACGCCACTGTTTTTCTCACTGTACTAGATGAAAATGACAACCCGCCCATCATCGTTGCTCCACTACTGATAAACCACACAGCTGAGGTGCCATTATGGCGGCATGCCGAGCCTGGTCATCTGGTGACAATCATCAAGGCCACAGATCGTGATGCGGGGGCCAACAGCGAGTTGACTTGCTCCTTAGTTGGTGGTAATGATGAAGGACTCTTTGTCATTGACCCACGCAGATGTGAGCTACGGACCAACGGAAGCGTAGATGCCTCTGGGCATGAGGGATTTGATCTCGCAATCCTAGTACAAGACAGAGGGGCATCGATTCGACTCTCAGCAAGGGCCATTCTGCACATTAGCCTGCGGGACTATCCAGAAAGCTACTCCCTGAACCCTTCAGACGTAAACAACCAATCGAGTCTAGACGTGTCTATGATCATCATCATCTCGCTCGGTGCCATCTGTGGCGTACTTCTCATTGTCATGGTGATGTTCGCAACCAGGTGCTCGAGAGAGCAGAAGGACCCGAGGCATTCCTATAACTGCAGAGTGGCTGAGTCCACCTACCAAAACCACCCCAAAAAACCTGCCCGGCAGATCCACAAGGGCGATATCACATTGGTCCCCACGGTTAATGGGACCCTGCCAGTGAGGGCCCACCCTCGCTCCCCGTCAGCCTCACCTGCCCCAGAGAGTCGTCAGAGCCACCACAGCCGCCAATCACTCAACAGCCTGGTCACCATCTCTTCTAATCACGTGCCAGAGAACTTCGCCCTAGAGCTTGCTCATGCCACACCACCCGTCGag CAAGTCTCACAGCTTCTGTCCATACTTCATCAGGGCCAGTACCAACCCAGACCCAGTTTCCGTGGCAACAAATACACCCGGAGCTACAG GTATGCTTTGAATGAGATGGATAAGTTCAGCCTGAAGGACAGTGGACGAGGGGATAGTGAAGCAGGAGACAGTGACTGTGAGATGGGGAGGGAGTCTCCTCTACTTGGAGAAGGCTTCAATGAGCTCTTCACTCCTGATGGACACCACAGACTGCATCCAA CAATGAAGCTGTGCACTGAAGAGTGTCGTGTGCTCGGTCACTCTGACCAGTGCTGGATGCCTCCATTGCCATCCCCAGCCTCCTCAGATTACCGCAGCAACCTCTACATCCCCGGAGAAGATCCCCAGCAGAAAGCCACCCCTGAAGCCCCGCAATCTGGTGAGTCAACACTGAGGAAAAAGAGTTTCTCCACGTTTGGCAAGGAGAGCGAGGAGGGAGAGGAGGAGGCAGGTGATGGGGAAGACCTGTGCGGAACGACTTCTCTGCTGTCTGAAATGAACAGCGTGTTCCAGAGGCTCCTCCCCTCCTCGCTGGATAATTACAACGAGACTAATGAAACTGAAAAGGCAACAGCCTGTGCTGCAGGGGTGGGGTCTTTGGAAAGAAGGAAGGGCCACTTACCTGGAAAGCCAAGCCCTGCCACTTATCAGCAGAATGTGGCTGTTTGGGCTGCTAATACACACTTCCAAAATCCTGGACATGGCCACGCCCCTGCTAGTCACATGACAGCCCTGGTGGCTCCGCTCCCCGCCCCTCTGCCAGCTCCCATGGCAACATCAGCCTCCTCTTCAAAATGGCTCCCTGCAATGGAAGAAATTCCAGAGAATCACGAGGAAGATGAGTTAGAGTCTGTGCTCGGCCATTTGCACGGAAAACGTTGCGACAGTCGCAGCGAAATTATGGACGCCAGCGAGCTGGTTGCAGAAATCAACAAACTCCTTCAAGATGTCAGGCAAAGCTAA